One part of the Ornithodoros turicata isolate Travis chromosome 2, ASM3712646v1, whole genome shotgun sequence genome encodes these proteins:
- the LOC135384625 gene encoding uncharacterized protein LOC135384625, translating to MNFLETPAETWFPKFLIIHADNDTGTLGKLSPFVTAKVIEQAIGKSYQARKLRTGDIQIEVQTKQQSTALESLKQIGDIPVTVTPHRTLNTVKGVISQDELLDCSESEIEDGLTEEGVVSAKRITMRREGREIPTKHVILSFKRHTLPSTIKAGYLNCHVRPFIPNPKRCFKCQRFGHSSQTCRGQTTCPKCSGKDHMSETCQNDFKCVNCQGGHPVYSRSCPRWQDEKQLLKIRTEQNISYKAAKAQLEFQKKGSFSEVVRRGVAPLRVSVETQTVGPPLHTPQQKEKDMEMSPPPVSPSSQVAGSTNEVATASVEAAGNLSIWEGSTQCSPLNTSHSMDVDDDDCSSQKSSSSLPSFSQAMEKREKEKGRGRGIKPKDQQRVPAPRVQPP from the coding sequence ATGAATTTCTTAGAGACACCTGCGGAAACGTGGTTTCCAAAGTTTTTGATAATTCATGCTGACAATGACACTGGTACTTTAGGCAAGTTATCACCATTTGTGACAGCCAAGGTTATCGAACAAGCAATTGGGAAGTCGTATCAGGCCAGGAAACTTCGTACAGGGGATATCCAGATTGAGGTGCAAACCAAGCAGCAGAGTACAGCTTTAGAGTCACTGAAACAGATTGGCGATATACCTGTGACGGTAACGCCTCACAGAACACTGAACACAGTGAAGGGCGTAATCTCACAAGACGAGCTGCTGGACTGTTCAGAGTCTGAGATTGAGGACGGTTTGACGGAAGAGGGTGTTGTTTCTGCAAAAAGAATAACGATGCGCAGAGAGGGCAGAGAGATTCCCACAAAACATGTAATCCTTTCGTTTAAGCGTCACACACTCCCATCGACCATAAAAGCCGGCTATCTCAACTGTCACGTTAGACCCTTTATTCCCAACCCGAAgcgctgtttcaaatgccagcgctTTGGGCACAGCTCACAGACTTGTCGGGGACAGACGACATGCCCGAAATGCTCTGGAAAGGACCACATGTCAGAAACCTGCCAGAATGACTTTAAATGTGTGAACTGCCAGGGTGGGCACCCAGTATATTCCAGGTCCTGCCCTCGATGGCAAGACGAAAAACAACTCCTCAAGATCAGAACGGAACAGAACATTTCATACAAAGCAGCTAAGGCCCAACTAGAGTTCCAGAAGAAAGGTTCTTTCTCTgaggtggtgcgcaggggagtggcgcccctcagagtgtccgtggagacccaaaccgttgggcctccactccacactccccaacaaaAGGAGAAGGACATGGAAATGTCCCCTCCTCCAGTATCTCCTTCCAGCCAAGTGGCTGGTAGTACTAACGAGGTGGCAACAGCTTCCGTAGAGGCTGCTGGCAACCTCTCCATCTGGGAGGGCAGCACTCAGTGCTCGCCTCTAAATACAAGCCATAGTATGGACGTCGACGACGATGACTGCTCGTCGCAGAAGTCGTCGTCGagtcttccttctttttcccaGGCTAtggagaaaagagaaaaagagaagggCAGAGGTAGAGGTATAAAACCCAAAGATCAGCAAAGGGTACCTGCACCTAGAGTACAGCCCCCTTAA
- the LOC135384626 gene encoding uncharacterized protein LOC135384626: protein FPCRYSIILLALVDHHYRFRYINLGSPGRCHDAHVYGRSRLCALVNGDHFRSPVTIIEETSVAPIILCDQAFPLTANLMKPFANASKDTPEAAFNYNLSKTRRIVENAFGRLKARFRFIMKRMECRIPTAKRAIRAACTLNNICEALKDSVEQQWLQEAQIVDGQCGQPSHNTDVCSSRGDQVRGALTKYFWKNAPHRKEH from the coding sequence tttccgtgCAGGTACAGCATCATACTCCTTGCGTTAGTGGATCACCACTATCGGTTCAGGTACATCAACCTGGGAAGCCCTGGGAGGTGCCACGATGCGCATGTGTATGGGCGCTCCAGATTGTGTGCTCTGGTTAATGGTGATCATTTCCGTTCACCAGTGACTATCATTGAGGAAACCAGCGTCGCACCGATAATACTGTGTGACCAGGCATTCCCGCTCACTGCAAATTTGATGAAGCCATTTGCGAATGCATCGAAGGACACGCCCGAGGCAGCATTCAATTACAATCTGTCAAAAACAAGACGCATTGTTGAAAACGCATTTGGACGACTGAAAGCACGTTTTCGATTTATAATGAAGCGCATGGAATGCCGAATTCCAACAGCAAAACGTGCTATCCGTGCTGCTTGCACATTGAACAATATTTGTGAAGCTCTGAAAGACAGTGTagagcaacagtggctgcaagaGGCACAGATTGTCGACGGCCAGTGCGGCCAGCCTTCGCACAACACGGACGTGTGCAGCAGTAGAGGTGATCAAGTGAGGGGTGCACTAACAAAGTACTTCTGGAAGAATGCTCCACACAGGAAAGAACACTAG
- the LOC135384627 gene encoding myb/SANT-like DNA-binding domain-containing protein 1, translating into MAELKKDRTSWTEQETFALITTWEDHLADLRRTKRNAKVYADIADALQAQDVSKSVKEVKKKIENLANKYRSLCRTRTTGSGSVTWKFYWDLHRFLGTLPANDISLTEESVAVPSPEQLFLDMVGASGSKDGLEDDDVAPVAAASAEEPSQCSSGSPELCGGNSPSRATPPPPQKTRKKRQAAQSTLLAQLLEEQRQLRYALEQSRAKELELRERQLAIRERQLELQERAAQREEALINVLTEALQK; encoded by the exons ATGGCAGAATTAAAAAAAGATCGAACGTCCTGGACAGAGCAAGAGACTTTTGCTCTGATCACGACGTGGGAAGACCATTTGGCGGACCTGCGACGTACAAAAAGGAATGCAAAGGTGTACGCCGACATCGCGGACGCCCTACAAGCCCAGGATGTCTCCAAGTCAGTCAAGGAGGTCAAAAAAAAGATAGAGAACCTCGCGAACAAGTACAG GTCTCTGTGTCGAACAAGAACAACTGGCTCGGGGAGCGTCACCTGGAAGTTCTATTGGGACCTGCACAGATTTTTGGGGACGCTGCCGGCAAATGATATCAGCCTGACAGAAGagtctgttgctgtgccctctCCAGAGCAG CTCTTCCTGGATATGGTGGGGGCATCAGGGTCAAAGGACGGCCTGGAGGACGACGATGTGGCGCCGGTGGCTGCAGCATCAGCAGAGGAGCCATCACAGTGCTCCTCTGGCTCACCAGAGCTCTGTGGTGGCAACAGTCCATCACGTGCCACACCCCCTCCTCCTCAGAAGACGAGGAAGAAGCGCCAGGCAGCACAGAGCACGCTCCTGGCGCAGCTGCTTGAGGAGCAAAGGCAGCTCAGGTACGCCCTTGAGCAGTCTAGGGCGAAAGAATTGGAGCTCAGGGAGCGGCAGCTAGCTATTCGGGAGCGGCAGCTGGAGCTCCAAGAACGTGCTGCCCAAAGGGAGGAAGCACTTATAAACGTGCTTACTGAAGCTTTACAAAAATGA